DNA sequence from the Hyalangium minutum genome:
TACGCCCCACAGCTTGCCCACAACTTTTCAGTCTCCCCCGGTCCCCCTTCAACTGCCCCCGAGTCACCAGCGCTGGGACTCACCTCGCAGCCACTGTCGATCCGGGGGACCACGACGGTGGAGATCTGGAATTCCGGTCGAGTGATGATCGGAATCACGCGCTCCCTGCTGACCATCCACATCCGGTGGACAATCCTCAAGGGTCCTATGGCTGGTAGGATGAATGCACCATGCCTTCTTCAACGAGCGGACTCATCCTCACCGTCGCCGTTGTCGTAACCGGGTGCGCCACTTCTCAGGAGGCGCCCGAGGCCTACTCATGGGCGCCTGTGCGCCCACCCGCTGTGCCCGGCACGGGCCTGCCTGTGCGAGGGCAGCCAGGCCAGGTGCGCCCCCCATCACTGCCCCGGAGTCAGCACCAGCGCGAGTTGCCGCCCACCCGGGAGCCCAGCATCTGGGCTGGAGACGCTCCTCGTGCTTCGCAGGAGCGAAAGCCGGAGGCGGAGGCGAACCCCACATCGGAGAGGTCCATCAGGAGGGACCCACCTGCCCCGGTGACCGTGGAGCGTCGCCGCTCTGGGTGCGAGGCCATCCCCGTGCCGCACGCGGGCGGAGATGATCCGCATAACGAGTGTGCCGATAAGTTTCCGCCGAACCGCTATCCCGGCAAGGACGTGCTCGTGAACGGCAAGCGCTTCGATGCGCTGCAAGTCGGCGTGCGCGTGCTGTGGGAGATCAAGACTGATCAGTTTGACACGTACTCGCTCTTTCTCCGGAATCAGGTGGCCATCGATCAAGCGGAAGAGATGCGAGAAGAGCGCGACATCGCCGCGGCCTGTGGATACGGCTTCGTCGTTGGGGTGAGCAGCGCCGCTCACAGGGAAGCGCTGCTGCGGCAGGATCCGACTCTGGACATTGTTGTCACAGGGTGCAAACGATGACCGCTCAAAATCGCGTCGAGCTCACCGTCTACGCGCCAGCGCTCACGGGTGACGATGGCCGCACGCTCGCTGCCGTCCACGGAATGGAGAAAGCGCTCCCAGGCATGCGCCTGGAGTGGAAAGTCTCCAAAGAAGGGCAACTCATTGCGCTCCCGCAGCGTGACGCATGGCTTGCTGAGGCAGCGACTCGCGGGCAGTTCCCGCTTCTCTGCAACGGCGATGAGAACTACCCCATGACGATTTCCGGGTTGAAAACGCCCGCGAGCCAGGCACCTGGCGGACAGCCGCTGCTCGATATCCATGCGGACCTACCGCTCGATGCGGTCGTCATCGCGGCAGCGGTGAACATCCTAGAGCACGTAGCCGAAGGCGCACGCGCGCGATGGGGCCACATGACGCCGGCCCGTGTGATGCAGGACATTGCGGACCAGATAGGCCCGAAGCGGCATGGTCCTGAAAAGCCGCCGCGCGGGCTACCTGCTATCACGTTCCCAGAGAGAATCCCCGCACCCGAGATTCCCTATTACCTCGGGTGGCTCAACTACTGGTCGGCAGCCGCCGCACGAGCCATCGGGTTCCCGGACCCTGCCCGCGATGCGGACCTGCTCTCTGGGGCGCAGCGCACGGCGACGGGCGGGTGGGTGGTGCGACTCACGGAGGCGCCGCTCGATCTCGACAACCCTACGCATCTGGATGCGCTCCTGCGAGCGTATGAGCGCTTCCCGGTGATCGGCGGGCGCGTCGCTCCGCGCTGACTGAGTGTGTACAGCAGCCGAGTGCTTTCGGCCCCATGTAGCCGCGGGCGTGTTCGAGGCCGACGACCTCAAAGCCCGAAGTTCGCCAACCGACCGATTGGGCTGGATTCTGATCCAAACCAGAGGGCGCGATCCTGCGGTTGCCCGCAGTTGCCGCAATCGGAATCCCGTGTTCCTCACCGATCGTTTCCACCAGCCCCAACAAGCCCAGGTGCCCATGGCGTCTGCCACGCACCTCACGCGGGTCCTTCCCTCCTTCAACCCGTATGGAGAGGGCAAGTTCTGGGTAATGTTCAACCGAGCAACATTGCCGTACTCGCCAGCGTAGCCCTCGATGATGATCAACAAGGTCGTGCCTCTGACGAGGCCCGAGAGGGTGACCCTCGAGTGCAGACTGCTTCCCGCATCGTCAACTCAGACGGCGCTGCAACCGCCTCATCCTCGTCTGGCATCCCCCGCAGGGCATGGCCTTCTGGGGCACCCTGCTGCTTGAGGCTCGACACCGCGTGCTGGGGTAGCCCCTGTGCTGAGGCCAGTTGAACAGGCCTCCCTCGACGTCCAAAGAGAACGTCCGGCGCAGCAGCGACCCATGAATAGATCCCCTGGGGGATTAGGGCTCCTGGAATGCCGAAGATCTATTCATTAAAAGAAATTTTCTCGATCGACCTCAGATCGCTGGCCTGGTTTCGCGTGCTGATGGGCGCGCTTGCCGTGGCCGACGGGTTCAACCGGCTTTCCGTCGCGGAGGCTCATTACTCGGACAGCGGCGTTCTACCCAGAGCCGCTTACCTGACCGATATTGCGACCCGGTTCGAATTCAGCCTCACCCTGCTCTCCGGAGACTGGCGGTTTCAGGCTGCACTCATTTTGCTCCAGGTCGTGTGTGCCTTCTGCTTTATGGTGGGTTATCGCGGCCGCCTCAGTGCATTTCTCACCTGGATTCTGCTGCTTTCGTTTCACACGCGGCTTCCGATCAATGCACATGGCGGCGACGACGTTTTGCGGCTGATGTTCTTCTGGTCGATATTCTTGCCAGTCAGCGCCAAGCACTCCATGGATGCCATCTTGAATTCCGAGCGAGAGCCCGTGCCAGACTCTGTGTCCGGCTTTGCGCCGGCTGCGATTCTCTTGCAGCTGGCCTTTGTTTACTCCTTCTCGTTCATCCACAAATGGAATCCCGTGTGGAACTCCGAGTTTTCGGCGCTTTACTATGCCTTGAACATCGATCATCTGGTGACTGCGCAAGGACGGTGGCTCTTGCAGTTTCCCGCCTTCTTGAGGTTCGCCACGCTGGGTACGATGATCCTGGAATGTACGGGGCCGCTGCTGGTGTTCTCGCCTGTCTTTCTGCCTCAACTGAGGATGATTGTTCCAGCGGTTTTCATCTTGTTCCACTTCTGCCTGTTCTTAGGCATGTACCTGGGGATCTTCCCGTGGATCTGCGCGATCAGCTGGTTGCTGTTTTTGCCGGGTGGGTTTTGGGCAAAGGTTGAACCTCGATTGGGTATCGGCTCCGGCCGCTTCCAGGGTTGGGTTCCCAGAATCGAGGCCCTGGTCAGAAAAAGGCCTCTGGCGTCCAGTGTCTCCTGGCTCAGCCAAAGCTTGGCGGCGGTCTTCCTGCTCTGGGTGCTCTGGTGGAATCTCACCACGGTTCATGCCCTCCGTGAGATGCCGAAGCCGCTCGGCGCTATCCTCTTCGGGCTCTACCTGGATGCAACGTGGAACCTGTTCGCACCGTTTCCGTTCAAGGATGATGGATGGTTCGTCATCGATGGACTCACCCAGAATGGGGAGCACATCAACTTGATGACTCCAGGCGCACCGCTCACGGATGCCAAACCCGCCCTCGTCGCGAAGACTTACCCCAACTCCCAATGGAGGAAATATTTCATGAGCCTCTGGTTTGGGGACAATGACGCCTACTTGCCTTACTTCGGGCAGTATTTGTGCAACTCCTACAATCGGGACAAGCAGGGACTTGATCGATTGGTCTCATTCAACATGTATTACATGCTGGAAATGACACCACCGCCCGGGGAGCCCGCTCCGCCCGTTGAGAAGAAATTGATGTGGACACAGTTCTGCAGCGATGAATCCTAGAAGAACATCCCTCCTCCGACGGTGGCGGTGGTGCGCACGTAGTCCGGGAAGCCCCCGTGCCGAGGACGACCTCTACCAAGGCCAGCCTGGGAGCGCTCTCCTCCTCGGGCCGTGGGTCCTCCCGTTTCCTTGGGTGTACCGGAGCGGCCGCCAACCCCCATAGCAAGGCTGCGCAGATGAGCATGAGGTGGCTCGCTTCCCCGCCCGGGACCCGCGGCGCCCGGGGAGCATCAGCGCCCAATTTGCGCCCAGCGAGGCTCGCGTGGTTCGACACCGAGTCGGGAGCGGCTCGAGCCTTGTTCCACCACCACAGAGTGTTCACTCTTGAAGAAGAGCCTACGATTCTAGGTCGAGTTTATTGACTCCCGAGAGGCAGCGGAGCGGGAGGTAGCGAGGAATCGGAGGACCTATCGGACAACAGAAGGGGGAAGGGCCATGTCAGTCGGGTTGAAGAAACCACTGGGTTTCGGAGGGATGCTGGTCGCGGCGGGAATGCTGTTCAACACGGCGAGCACAGCGCTCGCGGCTGACTCGGCTCCCAGCCAAGTTGTCCCGGAAGTGCTCGGGGCCGGCCCTGGTGGCGGCCAGGGCGGCGGCTACGGCGGCCAGCAGGGCGGTGGCCATGGTGGCGGCTACGGCGGCCAGCAGGGCGGTGGTCACGGTGGCGGCTACGGCGGCCAGCAGGGTGGTGGCCACGGTGGCGGCTACGGCGGCCAGCAGGGTGGTGGCCACGGTGGCGGCTACGGCGGCCAGCAGGGCGGTGGCCATGGTGGCGGCTACGGCGGCCAGCAGGGCGGTGGCCACGGTGGCGGCTACGGCGGCCAGCAGGGCGGTGGCCACGGTGGCGGCTACGGCGGCCAGCAGGGCGGCGGTCACGGTGGCGGCTACGGCGGCCAGCAGGGCGGTGGCCACGGTGGCGGCTACGGCGGCCAGCAGGGCGGTGGCCACGGTGGCGGCTACGGCGGCCAGCAGGGCGGCGGTCACGGTGGCGGCTACGGCGGCCAGCAGGGCGGTGGCCACGGTGGCGGCTACGGCGGCCAGCAGGGCGGTGGCCACGGTGGCGGCTACGGCGGCCAGCAGGGCGGTGGCCACCGCGGCGGCCACGGGGAATAATAGGCGCACCGTCGTCTGGGCATGAGGCGAGGCTGGAGACCGCTGGACGCTCAGCGGCCTCTGCTCCCAGCGCCCTGCTTGCTGCTGGGCTGGCACCGTCCTCTCGAAGGGTGCCCCTCTACGGGTGGCGCACGGGAGGAGGCTCACATGTCGGGGTAAGCTCGCGGGCCACGCGCCCCCATGACCCGATTCCTCGACGAACTCACAGCCCTGCTGCGGCACTCCCGCAACCTTCCCGCCGCGGAGCCCCTGCCCAGGGTCTCTCGCGACTGGATCGATCGGGAGGCGCAAGGTGCTGGCGTCCACCTGGAAGCGGGGGCCATCCTCGCCTTGTCGCTCCGGCACTGTGGCCTGACGGCCCTCCCCGAGCCGCTCGGCGAGCTGTCCCAGCTCCAGCAGCTCGACGTGACAGGAAATCCCCTCCCTTCCCTACCCGAGAGCCTGGGGCGCCTGACGCACCTCTCGCGGCTCATGGCCGACAACTGCCGGCTCACGCTGCTCCCGGAGTCGCTCGGGGCCCTGAGCCAGCTCGAGTTGCTCTTCGCGGATGGCAACCAGCTCACGGCCCTGCCCGCCAGCCTGGAGCGGCTGACCCGCCTCCGGCGGCTGGACCTGCGCGGCAACCAGCTCGCCTCTGTTCCCGAGAGCCTCGGCCGCCTGAACTCGCTCGTGGACCTGCGGCTGGGCAAGAACCTCCTGACGTCCGTGCCAGAGTCGCTCTGGAACCTGACGGGCTTGGAGACGCTGGATCTGTCGGAGAACCGCCTTGCGTCCCTTTCGTCCGGCATGGGCGCGCTGTCCCGGCTGAAGATGCTGGACCTGGGCCATAACGCGCTGACCGCTGTCCCCGAGTCTCTCGGCCAGCTCACCGGCCTCTCGGAGTACCTCTACCTCAGCGACAACCAGCTGACCTCCCTGCCGGAGTCGCTCGGGAACCTGAAAGCCCTGAGGTACCTCAACGCCACGGACAACCGGCTGACGACACTCCCCTCCTCCCTGGGCGGGATACGCGCGCTCATCGAACTCCGCCTCTACAACAACCGCCTCACGGGGCTCCCGGAGGCAATGGGTGCGCTGGAGAACCTCCAAGAGCTCCACCTGAAGAACAACGCGCTGGACTCCTTGCCCGAGTCCCTCGGCCAGCTCACGCGGCTCCGGAAGCTCAGCCTGGAGAACAACAGGCTGACGGCGCTCCCCTCCTCCCTGGGAGGCCTCTCGCAGCTCACGGAGCTGGACCTGCGGAACAACCGGCTGGGCTCGCTCCCCGAATCGCTGGGTGCGCTCCGCCACCTGGTCTCCCTGGACCTCCGAGGCAACCAACTGCGCGCGCTGCCCGCATCCATCGCGGAGCTCCCGAGCCTTGGGAAGCTCGACCTGCGGTGGAACAAGCTGTCCTCGCCCCCAAGCTGGCTGCAGCGGCTCGAGCAGCGCGGGTGCATCGTGTACCTGTGAGTCCACGCGGCGAGCCGCGGCCGAAAGCGGCGGACGAGCCGGACGAGCCGGAGCCCTGAGTCAGAAGCGCCCGACGAGCCCGAACGTGCCGCCCTTCGGGGACACCGTGAACGAAGGGGCCCACGTCACGCCCGGGGACGGAGACACCGGAGCCGCTTGTGACGGCGACTGGCTCAGGGACGCGGACAGCTCATACGCCACGATGGAGGAGACCATCGGGAGCACCATGAGCGGGATGACCGACTCGGCGTCCTCCGCCAGTCCCGCGTAGAAGAGGCCTGCCCCCGCGCCTCCCGCGGCCAGCCCCGAGAGCAGCGTCGGGAGGAGCCGTCCCTGCCCTCCCATCAGCTCGCCCGAGGCATAGACAGAGACCGTGGAGCCCACCCCACACCCCACCATGGCCAGGGTCCCCAGGAGGCGGTTGTCACAGACGTCTCCGTTCCGGCAGTTCAAGCGGTCCACACTCGAGGAGTTCGCCACAATCAGCGTCGCCAGGGTCATCAAGAAGCCTCCCCCGGCGCCTCCGAGTACCTCCACGCTCACCCGGGCCGGGGACAACGCGTATGGCTTCACCTCGGGCCGCGACACCGCCACCTCCTCCAATGGAGGTCCCGGAATGAACGCGGGCTCCTCCGGTGCCGTCACGAGGGGAGGCGCCAGCGGGGGTTCCGGCGCGGCAGACTGGGCCAGCACGGCCCCGGGTGCCCAGGCAGCCAGGAAGAGCAGGACACGGATGTCAGGCATGTTCGAATCTCCGAGGGTCATCGCACTCTCAGTGGAGCAGCGCACCCGGGGGTTCTGCAATTCCTCAGCCCGAGCGAGACCTTGAAGTGCAGCATGAACAGAGCTTGGCTGCGGGACGACCCATGCGCCCACACTTCACTCTTTCTTCGCTGTTCGGACGAGCCCTCCCTGCGCTGCTGTGCGCGGCCACCCTGGTGGCGTGCGAGCCGGGAGACGAGCTCTCACGGTTCTCGGGCCGAGAACTGCGGGCAAGCGTGAACTCCTTCGAGGGCGGGCTCTTGGCGATACTCGACCGGTATGAGCCCGAGAGAGGCGGCTGCCTCCAGCTGCACCCCGACGTGGTGGCCACCTTCGATGGGGTTCCCCTCGAAACCTCCCCCGGCGGCCCCGTCGTCGAGCGCTGCGAGTTTCCCAATGATCCACCCTTCTTCACCGGCAAGCTGGACACCGCGCTGTTCTTCGATGCGCCGAGGAACGCGGTGATGGAGATCCGGGCCGGGGATGAGGCCATCATCGCGGAGTTCACGAACTTCTTCGGGCGGCACACCTTCACGCTGATCGAACCCGCTCCCGTGGTGAAGCCCGGCGAGGAGATCTTCCTGGAGTGGGACCCGCCCACGGATGACCTGTCCCAGCTCGAGGGCGTCAGCATGAACGGAACCGTCATCCCGGCAGCGCTGGAGGGGCACGGAGTGCGATTCACCGTCCCGGCGAATTTCCCCACGGGCCGGTTCAACGTGGGCCACGTCGGACAGGTCACCATCCCCGCCGCGCGCTGCGAGGGCGTAGCCCGCTGCCGATCCTTCCCGTGGCCCCTCTACCGGTTCGCGCAGCTGAACATCCAGCCCTGAAGCCTCTCTCTGCCCTGAGCGAAGAGGAGCGCCAGTACCGGCGCGCAAGTCGAACAGCTAAGCGGCACAGAAGGCCAACAGAGCGCCTGCGGCGGTGGCCACCACGTTGACGGTGTCGTTGCCCAGCCAGGACACGCCTCGGAGGGCCCGGGTGGGCTGACCGCAGTGGTGCACGCGGCGCTCGGTCTCCCGGGCACAGGCCTCGCACCAGCGCACATCCTGCACCGTGGCCCCCAGGAAGCTGTCCACCAGCGAGCCCACCACCCCCGCCAGCACGAGCCAGGGCAGGAACTGCCACGGGACGCCCGTGACCAGCGCGAGGCTCCCCACGAAGGCAGCCCCGGCGGTGGAGGCCAGCAGCCCCATGCCCGACACGGCGCCCGAGGTGCCAGGAGCCACCGGCCGCAGGGTGGTGATGCTCCGGGGATTGGAGCGCGAGAGCACTCCCAGCTCCGTGGCCCAGGTGTCCGCGTTGGCGGCAACCAGTGCTCCCAGCATCGCCAGCAGGAAGCGCGAGTCCCCCGTGAGGCCCAGGAGCACGGCGGCCAGTGCGGCCACCCCGCCGTTGGCCAGCGCCTGCCCGAAGTCTCGTGTCCCCGTCTTGGCGTACTCGGCCTCCATGGGAGCCTTCCGGTCCCGGAAGGCCTTGGAGAGCGCGCTCGAGGAGAAGAAGAAGCCGAGCAGGGCCGCCGTCCCCACCGCACCCGCCAGCCCGAACACCGGGGCTCCGACGACAATGGCGCCCAGCACACCGCTGGGACTCAGCGAGCCCCGGAACCAGGCGGCCACACCAATGATCAGCGCCACCCCCGCGCCCAGGCCCAGGCCCGGAGCGAAGGAGGCGGGAGTCCAGCCGAGCACGGCCAGGGCGCTCAGCGGCACCCAGAGGTTGTCCCGTCCCCGGATACCGAGAGCCTCGGCGCAGGTGGCCACCACGGCGCACAGCAGGGCCAGCGGCACTCGGGGCAGCTCAGGCGCCAGGCCCGGCAGCCACGTGAGCGCGGCCAGCACGGACAGGAAGGTGCCCACGAGCATGGCCAGCGAACCCTCCAGGCTCTTGCGCTCCCCTGCCAGCGTCTCATAGCGGTGGCGTCCGAAGCGCCGGCCTACCAGCGACGCCAGCGCATCCCCCACCACCATCGCCAGCACGCTGCCCACTGCCACCGCGGGCCGGTCCCATGCCAGCCAGAGGCACGCCGAGAAGCTGAGCGCGTACCAGACCGTCCCCAGGTTGTCGGGCTCGGTCTCCACCGCCTTCAGCAGGCGCTTGCGGTGGATGACCCAGTTGGCCACCGCCGCCGTCATCGAGGGAACCACCGCCCACTCCCGGTGCTCGAACAACTTCAACGCGGCGAAGATCCACAGGCCCACGCCCACGTGGATGAACTTGCGCGAGAACTCCCGGGAGGCCCCCCGCCGCGCCAACACCTCGCCCACCAGGACGCACGCGCCCACGTAGGCATAGGACAAGAGGAGTGCCTTGAGGTCCTGACTCATGGCCCCCGAGTATAGGGGCCCCCTCTCAGTCTGGCTCCTCTTCCTCCGAGGCGAGCGGGTGCACCGTCACCACGCTTCCGTCCTTGTCCGGGGAAGCGCGCACGGCGTCCAGTTCTTCGGGCTTGGTCGGAGCCCTCTCCGAGAAGTTGTCATTGTGGAGGTGGCGCTGGCGCTGCTCGCTCGTCTCGCCGTACCCCTCTTGCATCTTCGATTTCTTCGCCATGGTCCGCTCCTCGGCTCACAAGCCGCCCGGGGCAACGACTCCTTCGACGATCTCCTCTTCCTCGCGCTCTTCCTCTTCCTCCTCCTCGCGCGCGCGGATCTCGCCGCCGATGTCGCTCTCCTCGGCTTCCTCGCGCCGTGCGCGGCGCCGTGCGAAAGGCTCCTCCGCCTGTTCGCCATGCGGCCTGCCGTGCTCGCCCTGCTCGAACTCGGCCGACTTGTGTCCCATCGTGCTCTCGGGTTGCTCCTGAAGATCCGTCCTCATGGAGGAACGGTGGGGACGGGCCGTTGGCTGGACAAGCTCCCCAAACTGACATTCTTGTCATCTTCGCGTCAGCTTCGCGCCCGCCCTGCTCACCCAGAATTCCGGGCCATGGTAGCGAACGAACAACGGCCCCATGCTCGGTGGGCCAGGAAGCTGGTTCTCCTCCTCGTCTCCCTCTCCGCCGCTGGCGGCGGGCTC
Encoded proteins:
- a CDS encoding DUF5953 family protein, which codes for MTAQNRVELTVYAPALTGDDGRTLAAVHGMEKALPGMRLEWKVSKEGQLIALPQRDAWLAEAATRGQFPLLCNGDENYPMTISGLKTPASQAPGGQPLLDIHADLPLDAVVIAAAVNILEHVAEGARARWGHMTPARVMQDIADQIGPKRHGPEKPPRGLPAITFPERIPAPEIPYYLGWLNYWSAAAARAIGFPDPARDADLLSGAQRTATGGWVVRLTEAPLDLDNPTHLDALLRAYERFPVIGGRVAPR
- a CDS encoding HTTM domain-containing protein — its product is MPKIYSLKEIFSIDLRSLAWFRVLMGALAVADGFNRLSVAEAHYSDSGVLPRAAYLTDIATRFEFSLTLLSGDWRFQAALILLQVVCAFCFMVGYRGRLSAFLTWILLLSFHTRLPINAHGGDDVLRLMFFWSIFLPVSAKHSMDAILNSEREPVPDSVSGFAPAAILLQLAFVYSFSFIHKWNPVWNSEFSALYYALNIDHLVTAQGRWLLQFPAFLRFATLGTMILECTGPLLVFSPVFLPQLRMIVPAVFILFHFCLFLGMYLGIFPWICAISWLLFLPGGFWAKVEPRLGIGSGRFQGWVPRIEALVRKRPLASSVSWLSQSLAAVFLLWVLWWNLTTVHALREMPKPLGAILFGLYLDATWNLFAPFPFKDDGWFVIDGLTQNGEHINLMTPGAPLTDAKPALVAKTYPNSQWRKYFMSLWFGDNDAYLPYFGQYLCNSYNRDKQGLDRLVSFNMYYMLEMTPPPGEPAPPVEKKLMWTQFCSDES
- a CDS encoding DUF6310 domain-containing protein is translated as MPHAGGDDPHNECADKFPPNRYPGKDVLVNGKRFDALQVGVRVLWEIKTDQFDTYSLFLRNQVAIDQAEEMREERDIAAACGYGFVVGVSSAAHREALLRQDPTLDIVVTGCKR
- a CDS encoding DUF92 domain-containing protein, producing the protein MSQDLKALLLSYAYVGACVLVGEVLARRGASREFSRKFIHVGVGLWIFAALKLFEHREWAVVPSMTAAVANWVIHRKRLLKAVETEPDNLGTVWYALSFSACLWLAWDRPAVAVGSVLAMVVGDALASLVGRRFGRHRYETLAGERKSLEGSLAMLVGTFLSVLAALTWLPGLAPELPRVPLALLCAVVATCAEALGIRGRDNLWVPLSALAVLGWTPASFAPGLGLGAGVALIIGVAAWFRGSLSPSGVLGAIVVGAPVFGLAGAVGTAALLGFFFSSSALSKAFRDRKAPMEAEYAKTGTRDFGQALANGGVAALAAVLLGLTGDSRFLLAMLGALVAANADTWATELGVLSRSNPRSITTLRPVAPGTSGAVSGMGLLASTAGAAFVGSLALVTGVPWQFLPWLVLAGVVGSLVDSFLGATVQDVRWCEACARETERRVHHCGQPTRALRGVSWLGNDTVNVVATAAGALLAFCAA
- a CDS encoding leucine-rich repeat domain-containing protein, with the protein product MTRFLDELTALLRHSRNLPAAEPLPRVSRDWIDREAQGAGVHLEAGAILALSLRHCGLTALPEPLGELSQLQQLDVTGNPLPSLPESLGRLTHLSRLMADNCRLTLLPESLGALSQLELLFADGNQLTALPASLERLTRLRRLDLRGNQLASVPESLGRLNSLVDLRLGKNLLTSVPESLWNLTGLETLDLSENRLASLSSGMGALSRLKMLDLGHNALTAVPESLGQLTGLSEYLYLSDNQLTSLPESLGNLKALRYLNATDNRLTTLPSSLGGIRALIELRLYNNRLTGLPEAMGALENLQELHLKNNALDSLPESLGQLTRLRKLSLENNRLTALPSSLGGLSQLTELDLRNNRLGSLPESLGALRHLVSLDLRGNQLRALPASIAELPSLGKLDLRWNKLSSPPSWLQRLEQRGCIVYL